CGTTCCCGCCGCGTGGCGCGCCGACTTTGCCCTGACCTGCCACGGTGACAGCATGTCTCCCACCATCTGCGACGGCGACATCGTATGCATTCGCTGCCAGCCGGAGGTGGAGCAGGGCGAGATCGCCGCAGTGCGCATTGGCGGCGAGGCCACCCTCAAGCACTTCCACCGGCAGGGTGATGCTGTGATGCTGCTTGCGGACAATGCCGCCGTCTGTCCACCCATGATCTTTACCGGCCTGCAGCTGGAAGAGCTGCACATTGAGGGCCGCGCTGTCGGCCTGTGCCGGGGGCTGTGAGCCGCCTGCAGTCTTTCAGGCACGTTTCATAAAAGAAGGAGGCTTCTCATGTTTTTCTCCCGCAAAAAGCCTGCCCGTTCTTACGACCCCGCCACCCAGCAGCCTGCACTGCGGTGCAGCATCTGCACCGGGGAGCAGGTGGCCGGTTTCATCTCCCCGGATGGCCATTTCGAGGACGTTCAGCTCATCCGCACGCCTCAGGAACTGGACGCATTCCGGGCACAGTACGGCATCCCGCCGGAATGCCCCCTGAAAAAGATCTATTAAAAGGAGTTCACCATGCCCACTGCACCTGAAGAGATGACCCTGAAGGTCATTGCCCATATCCATACTGCCTTTCCCACCAAGTTCGGCATCCCGCGCCAGAGCGGCCTTGTGGACGAGCTGCGCGGCGAGGTGATCTTTACGCCCGAATACCGCAATGCCGATGCCGTGCGCGGTCTGGAAGATTTCAGTCACATCTGGCTGGTGTGGCAGTTCTCCGGCGCGGTGCGGGACAGCTGGTCCCCCACTGTACGCCCGCCGCGCTTGGGCGGCAACACCCGCATGGGCGTGTTCGCCACCCGGTCGCCCTTCCGTCCCAATCCTCTGGGCCTTTCCAGCGTGCGTCTGGAAGGCATCGAGAACCGGCCGGACGTTGGCCCGGTGCTCATCGTGCGCGGTGCCGACCTGATGGATGGCACCCCCATCTACGACATCAAGCCTTACATCCCCTATGCCGACTGCCACCCGGATGCCGCCGAGGGCTTTACCGGCCAGACCCAGTTCCACCGTCTGCAGGTACAGTTCCCGCCCGAACTGCTGGCACAGGTGCCGCAGGCCGACCGCGCCGCCCTGACCGGCGTACTGGCAGGTGACCCGCGCCCCTCCTACCAGCACGACCCGCAGCGGGTGTACGGCATGGAGTTCGGCCCGGTAGAGGTGCATTTTACCGTGGATGGCGAGGTGCTCACCGTGACCGGCATCGCCCGCCGCTGAGAGGAAGCGTTTATGGAACTGCGGAACATCAATACCTTTTTGCACATCGCCGAGCTGCACAGCTTTTCCCGCACTGCGCGGCAGCTTGGCTATTCCCAGTCGGCGGTGTCCTCCCAGATCGCACAGCTGGAAGCAGAGCTGGGCGCACCGCTGTTCGACCGCGTGGGCAAGACCGTGCGGCTCACCGATGCGGGCCAGACCTTTTTAGGCTATGCACGCACCCTGCTGGCCACGGCGCAGCAGGCGCAGGCTGCCCTGCAGCCCGCCCGGCAGATCAGCGGCAGTCTGCGCATCGCGCTGGCGGATTCGGTGTGCTCCACCTTCCTGCCCGGTCTGCTCAAACGCTACCACGCCCTGTGCCCGCAGGTGGAGCTGGTGCTGTGCACCGCCACTGCCGACGGAATGCTGCAGATGCTGGGCACAAATCAGATCGATCTGGCCTATACGCTGGACCAGCCCCTGCTGCAGCCCAATCTGGTGCTTGCGGCGGATGTGCCGGAGCCGGTGTGTTTTATTGCACCGTCCGCTCACCCGCTTGCCGGGCAGGAAGTCGTTACGCTGGAAGAGCTGCCCCGGCAGGAATTTCTGCTCACTGAGCGCGGCATGAGCTACCGCGACGCTTTGGATCAGTGCCTTGCCGCCCGCGGCCTTGCCATCCACCCTTATCTGGAGCTGGGCAGCGCTGCGCTGCTGTGCCAGATGGTGGAGCAGGGCATGGGTCTTTCCTTCCTGCCGGAGTACATCGTGCGTCCGGCGCTGGCCGCAGGTCGTCTTGCCCGGCTGAATGTGCCGGACTGCACCGTGGAGATGCACCGTCAGCTGTTTTACCACCGTGACAAATGGCTGACCCCTCAGATGAAAGCCTTTATCGAGCTGGTGCACCAGCCCGCGCCCGGCACTGCCAGCAAATGAAAAGAGCACGGGTCCATTGAAGCGCAAAGCTGAACACACAAACGAAAAACCGCCGAAGGCTTTCCTTCGGCGGTTTCTCTTATGATAGGAGAATCAAAAATGATCGTCGCTAAAAGTTTAGTTCAGGATGGTCAGCTCGGTCTCGACGTCGAACAGGTGGACCTTGTGGGGATCGAATGCAACGCGGACGGTGTCTCCGTTGCGAGCCTTGGAGGTGGGAGCCACACGAGCGGTCATCTTGTTGCCCTTGTACTCCAGATACAGGTAGATCTCAGCGCCCATCATTTCGGAGACGTCCACCTGAGCATCCAGCTGGCAGTCAGTGTGCTTTGCCATAAACTCGGGCTCGTCGTCGATATCCTCGGGACGGATGCCCATCTTGATCTTCTTGCCGACGTAAGCATCCAGCTTGCCGTCTGCGGTCTTCTCCTTGGGCAGGGGGATCACGTCGCCGCCCAGATCAACACCGTACAGCTCACCCTTCTTGATCAGGGTGCCGTCCAGAAAGTTCATCTGGGGGCTGCCGATGAAGCCAGCAACGAACATGTTGCAAGGCATATCGTACAGGTTCTGCGGGGTATCGACCTGCTGGATGATGCCGTCCTTCATAACAACGATACGGTCGCCCATGGTCATAGCCTCGGTCTGGTCGTGAGTAACGTAGATGAAGGTGGTAGCCAGCTTCTTGTGCAGCTTGATGATCTCGGTACGCATGGAGGTACGCAGCTTAGCATCCAGGTTGGACAGAGGCTCGTCCAGCAGGAAGACTGCCGGGTTACGAACCATTGCACGGCCCAGAGCAACACGCTGACGCTGACCACCGGACAGAGCCTTGGGCTTGCGGTCCAGCAGATGCTCGATCTCCAGGATCTTAGCAGCCTCGTGCACGCGCTTATCGATCTCGTCCTTCGGGGTCTTGCGCAGTTCCAGACCGAAAGCGATGTTCTTGTAAACGGTCATGTGGGGGTACAGAGCGTAGCTCTGGAACACCATTGCGATATCACGATCCTTCGGGGGAACGTCGTTGATCAGACGGCCGCCGATGTACATTTCGCCCTTGGAGATCTCCTCCAGACCGGCGATCATGCGCAGGGTGGTGGACTTGCCGCAGCCAGAGGGGCCGACGAAGATGATGAATTCCTTATCCTGGATCTCCAGGTTAAAGTCGGTAACAGAGGGAGCGGTAGCACCCGGATAGATCTTATAGATGTGCTGGCAGCTGATCGAAGCCATAGTCGTTTGCCTCCATAATTTTTAAGGTTCCCACGCTCTTGACGGCGTGTTCATTCGTTGGTACTATAATAACAGATAATTTTGTGATATAAAATAGCATTTTATTGATTAGAGGTGTCAGATATTGCTTTTTGACTGGAACACCATCGCTTTTCCCGCTTCCGTGCAGGATCTGCAGCTGTCTGCCCCCCTCACCCTCTCCGGCGAAGGACTGTGGGTGTGCCTTGTGTCCAGCGGCCAGTGCTCTGCATCCGTACCTGCTGCCGGGCCGCTGCCGCTGGGTGCAGCGCTCATTTTGCCGCCGCAGTCCGTGCCTGCCGGGCACCTGATCCTGAGCCGTGCCCCGCTGGCCCTTGTGCCGGAAAGCATCTGCCATCTGCTCTGCGTCCAGCTTACCGGGCAGGCGGCTTCCCAGTTTCTGGCCGGGCTGCACGAACTGCCCTTCCTTGCCAAGGGCGGTTCCTGCCCGGCCGCTGCCGAACTGATGGACCGCCTTGCTGAGGAAAAGGCCGCCCACAGCCGTGCCCGCAGCCAGTTGGCCTACGCACTGTTGTGTGAGCTGGCCGATGCCGACAGTGCCGCGTCCGCCCTGCCGCCGCTGGTGCAGGCCGCCATTGAGGACATCCGCGCAAACTACGCGGGCCTTTACGGCGTGGAGGAGCTGAGCGAGCGGCTGGGCGTGTCCAAGAGCCATCTAGTGCGCACCTTTACCGCAGCCATTGGCGTGTCGCCGGGCAAATACCTCACCACGGTGCGCGTTGAAGCAGCCCAGCGGCTGCTGCTCCACCGGGAGTACACACTGGACGTGGTAGCCAGCCTGTGCGGCTTTTCCGGTGCCAACTACCTGTGCCGGGTGTTCAAAAAAGAAACCGGCCAATCCCCCGCACAGTGGCGGGCAATGGCCGGTCACGCCGCGCAGAGTGGGCTTTCGCCCGAGGAATCTCTGCGCGAACAGGAGCTTTATATTTAAGGGCTATGCGGTCTGCTTTTTACCGCGCAGCAGCAAAAACAGGGTCAGCACTGCGGTGAGCAGTTCCGATGCCGGGAACGCTGCCCACACACCATTCATGCCAAACAGGCGGCTCAGCACCAGCGAGCAGGCCACGATGGCCACCATGCCGCGGCAGATGGAGGTGACGGAGGCTTCCACCGGGCGGTTGGTCGCGCTCAGGTAGCCCGCCGCCACGATGTTGAACCCGGCAAAGAAGTAGCCCACAAAGTACAGCCGCATGCCCATGTGGGCAAACTGCGCCATCTGGGCGGAGCTTTCGCTGTTGAACACGCCCACCAGTGCATCGGTAGCACCAAAGATGATGCCGTACAGCACCGCTGCCAGCACCAGTGCGGTGCAGCTGCCCAGGATGAGCAGCTTTCTGGCACCGGCCTTGTCGCTTTTGCCGTAGCACTCGCTCACCAGCGGCTGTGCACCCTGTGCTACGCCGTTGAAGATGGCCGTTGCCACCAGCGCAAAGTTCGCCACCACGCCATAGGCCGCCACGGCCACATTGCCCGCCAGACCCAGCAGCAGGAAGTTGAATACGGTGGTGGTAACGCCGGAGGACATCTCACCCACAAAGCCGGAGATGCCAAGCTGGCAGCTCTGGCCCAGCAGCCTTGCCGAGGGGCGCTGGCGCACGAACCGCACGCTGTTCTCCTTTTAAAGAAGTGGCGGCTGCAGATGGAAATGCTGATGATGGGAGACACGGCGGTGGCCAGCGCCGCACCGGCCAGCCCCAGCCCCATGGGAAACATGAAAATATAGTCGAACACCACATTGAACAGGCTGCTGCTCAGGGTAGCCACCATGGCAAGGGAGGGGTCGCCGTCGTTGCGCACAAAGGCCGACACGATATAGTTGCACATGAAGAAGGGCGTGAACATAAGGAAGATACGGGCATACGGGATGCCCAGCGCCATGATCCCCGCGTCACCGCCCATCAGCCGCAGAAGGCCGCCGGGCGCAAAAATGCCCACCAGCAGGAACGGCACGCTGAGCACACAGGCGCAGAAGATGGCATTGGAAAAATAGCGCTGGCAGCGCTCGTCTCCCTGCGCCTTGAGGATGGCGTAGCGGGTGGCCGCGCCAAGGCCGACCATGGAGCCGACGGCAAAGATGAAGTTGTAGACCGGCAGGCAGAGGTTGAGCAGGGTCACGCCGTCGGTACCCGCCGCCTGCGAGATGAAATAGGTATCGGCCAGAATGTAGCACGAGGTGCCCAGCAGGCCGAAGATATTCTGTGATACATATTTAAAGAACTGTTTTGTCAGGTTCATCCAAGTTCCCTTTCATGGCATTTTTTACGCATACCGGCATATTTTAGCACACCCCAAAATGCAAGTCAACACAAAAACGCCCTGTACCGCGCAAAAAAGCATTGACAGTCCGGGCTCTGGCCCTTACACTGGGAGCGGTCACAAAATCATCCCCCTCGCCGGGGGAAGTCTTTTATTACCAGCATCTTAATTTGGGAGGTTCTCTATGTCCGGCAGCACACTGTTTTCCATTGGCGAAGCACTCATCGATATGATCCCGTCCAGGGTGGGCTGTTCTTTTGACGAGGTTCCCTCGTTCAGCCCGCGCACTGGCGGCGCACCGGCCAACGTGTGCGCGGCCTTTGCCCGGCTGGGCGGCAAAAGTGCTTTTCTGAGCCAGCTGGGCGACGACCCCTTCGGCCACAAGATCGCCCGGGAATTGGAAGCCTGCGGCATCGATCTCTCCCATCTGGCCTTTACCGACAAGGCCAGCACAGCCCTTGCCTTTGTCAGTCTGGAAGAGGACGGCAGCCGCACCCTCAGCTTCTACCGCAAACCCTCGGCGGACCTGCTTTATTCTCCGGAGCAGATCGACCCGGCATGGTTCGCCGATGCCTTTGCCCTGCATTTCTGCAGTGTCTCGCTGGTGGACAGCCCCATGCGCTACGCCCACCTTGCGGCCATCTCCGCCGCACGCGAAGCTGGTGCTATCGTCAGCTTTGACCCGAACCTGCGCTTCCCCTCTGGCCGGACCGCGACATGCTGCGCGGGACCGTGCTGCAGTTCCTGCCGCTTTCCAACATCCTCAAAATTTCGGATGAAGAGCTGGAATTTCTCACCGGCACTACGGACATTGAATCCGCCCTGCCGCAGCTGCTTGTGGGCGATGTGCAGCTGGTGCTGTACACCTGCGGCAGCAGCGGTGCCCACGCCTACACCCGCACCGCCCATGGCTTTGCCCCCTGCCGGAAAGTCCGGGCTGTGGACACCACCGGCGCAGGCGACGGCTTCATCGGCTCGTTTTTGTGGCAGCTGGAACGTGATGGCGTGACACTGGAAAAACTGGCAAAGCTCAGCAAAACAAAGCTGAACGAATACCTTGCCTTTTCCAACCAGTTCTGCGGCATCAGCGTGCAGACGAATGGTGCCATCGACAGCTACCCCACCCTTGACCAGATGCAGTAAAACATACAATATGCCCTACGTCACAGAACCGCAGGGCTTCTTTTTCATTTACAATTTGTAGTATTGCGCTGCCATATTCCAATTTTGTCCTGTTTTCGACATCTTTTCTGCCAGTTTAAGATTTGTTTATCCTTTGTACAAGCCTTGTTTTTATTCTCTGCCCGGTTCCATGATACCATAAGGGCAAGAACAACAAGCAGGGAGGCTTTATCCATGTCCTTTGAATTTACCCTTCTGGATGCCTTACAGGCTCTACGCTGTCCGGTGCTGGATGCACTGGCGGTGTTTTTCGATCAGGCCGGTGCCCACGGTGAGATCTGGATCGCCTTCACGGCGGTACTGCTGGCGTTCCGGCGCACCCGCCGGGTCGGGCTGGCCATGGCGCTGGCGCTGGGCCTTTATATGCTGGCGGGCCACTGCGCCTTAAAGCCGCTGTTCGCACGCCCGCGCCCCTGCGACCTCCGGCCGGAGATGCTCACGCTGGTGGCCCGGCCCCATGGCTGGTCCTTCCCTTCCGGACACACATCCTCCGCCTTTGCCGCTGCCTTTGCGCTCTGGCTGCAGAACCGCAGGCTCGGCATCCCGGCTCTTGTGCTGGCCGGGTTCATCGGCTTCACGCGGATGTACCTGTATGTGCATTTCCCCACCGACATTCTGGGCGGCGTAGCACTGGGCCTTGCAGTGGGGGCCTGCGGCTCCATGCTGGCAGATAAGATCAGCAACAAATGGGCGAAACGAAGTGAAGTAAAACGAACTGTATAAACCAATTTCGTCTCGCACTCGTTCTTGCTTTGCTTTTTACATTCAGATGAAGTATATCGCTTCGATCCTATTCGTGAAAAAGAGCCTCGGAAAAATCCGCAGATTTTTCCGAGGCTCAACGAATTATAATAGAATTTCCGCTAAAACAGCCAAAGCGCACGCGGCGGCTATTCCCAATCGTTCTCTTGCATTCAGGTAAAAACAAAAGCAGCCAGCACCGTGGAAAGGAGGATAAAGCGGTGCTGGCTGCGGTATGAGAACTCCCGAACTTTGCGGCGGATCAGGAGGGATTTGGTAGTCTGTCCGCCGTCGTTGGCGATTGCCTGGCATAGGCGGGGGACAGTGTTTTAATAAGTACCTGCTGGGCTGTGCCAGATGCACCAGCCCCCGCAGGTGAAAGCCCTTGTCGGCTTTGGGGAGATGTCTTTGCATCTCCCTGACTGCACCCTTATACTACCAGACAATCGTGGCATTTCTTTGTGGAGTTTTTGAACAATTTGCAAATAGATTTTCAGGTGTTTTCAAAGGAGGCCCCGCCCGGGGGGGTTTCTC
Above is a genomic segment from Faecalibacterium taiwanense containing:
- a CDS encoding phosphatase PAP2 family protein — encoded protein: MSFEFTLLDALQALRCPVLDALAVFFDQAGAHGEIWIAFTAVLLAFRRTRRVGLAMALALGLYMLAGHCALKPLFARPRPCDLRPEMLTLVARPHGWSFPSGHTSSAFAAAFALWLQNRRLGIPALVLAGFIGFTRMYLYVHFPTDILGGVALGLAVGACGSMLADKISNKWAKRSEVKRTV
- a CDS encoding MATE family efflux transporter, which gives rise to MNLTKQFFKYVSQNIFGLLGTSCYILADTYFISQAAGTDGVTLLNLCLPVYNFIFAVGSMVGLGAATRYAILKAQGDERCQRYFSNAIFCACVLSVPFLLVGIFAPGGLLRLMGGDAGIMALGIPYARIFLMFTPFFMCNYIVSAFVRNDGDPSLAMVATLSSSLFNVVFDYIFMFPMGLGLAGAALATAVSPIISISICSRHFFKRRTACGSCASAPRQGCWARAASLASPALWVRCPPALPPPYSTSCCWVWRAMWPWRPMAWWRTLRWWQRPSSTA
- a CDS encoding AraC family transcriptional regulator, with the translated sequence MLFDWNTIAFPASVQDLQLSAPLTLSGEGLWVCLVSSGQCSASVPAAGPLPLGAALILPPQSVPAGHLILSRAPLALVPESICHLLCVQLTGQAASQFLAGLHELPFLAKGGSCPAAAELMDRLAEEKAAHSRARSQLAYALLCELADADSAASALPPLVQAAIEDIRANYAGLYGVEELSERLGVSKSHLVRTFTAAIGVSPGKYLTTVRVEAAQRLLLHREYTLDVVASLCGFSGANYLCRVFKKETGQSPAQWRAMAGHAAQSGLSPEESLREQELYI
- a CDS encoding sn-glycerol-3-phosphate ABC transporter ATP-binding protein UgpC, with the protein product MASISCQHIYKIYPGATAPSVTDFNLEIQDKEFIIFVGPSGCGKSTTLRMIAGLEEISKGEMYIGGRLINDVPPKDRDIAMVFQSYALYPHMTVYKNIAFGLELRKTPKDEIDKRVHEAAKILEIEHLLDRKPKALSGGQRQRVALGRAMVRNPAVFLLDEPLSNLDAKLRTSMRTEIIKLHKKLATTFIYVTHDQTEAMTMGDRIVVMKDGIIQQVDTPQNLYDMPCNMFVAGFIGSPQMNFLDGTLIKKGELYGVDLGGDVIPLPKEKTADGKLDAYVGKKIKMGIRPEDIDDEPEFMAKHTDCQLDAQVDVSEMMGAEIYLYLEYKGNKMTARVAPTSKARNGDTVRVAFDPHKVHLFDVETELTILN
- a CDS encoding aspartate dehydrogenase, translating into MFFSRKKPARSYDPATQQPALRCSICTGEQVAGFISPDGHFEDVQLIRTPQELDAFRAQYGIPPECPLKKIY
- a CDS encoding LysR family transcriptional regulator; protein product: MELRNINTFLHIAELHSFSRTARQLGYSQSAVSSQIAQLEAELGAPLFDRVGKTVRLTDAGQTFLGYARTLLATAQQAQAALQPARQISGSLRIALADSVCSTFLPGLLKRYHALCPQVELVLCTATADGMLQMLGTNQIDLAYTLDQPLLQPNLVLAADVPEPVCFIAPSAHPLAGQEVVTLEELPRQEFLLTERGMSYRDALDQCLAARGLAIHPYLELGSAALLCQMVEQGMGLSFLPEYIVRPALAAGRLARLNVPDCTVEMHRQLFYHRDKWLTPQMKAFIELVHQPAPGTASK
- the tsaA gene encoding tRNA (N6-threonylcarbamoyladenosine(37)-N6)-methyltransferase TrmO; amino-acid sequence: MPTAPEEMTLKVIAHIHTAFPTKFGIPRQSGLVDELRGEVIFTPEYRNADAVRGLEDFSHIWLVWQFSGAVRDSWSPTVRPPRLGGNTRMGVFATRSPFRPNPLGLSSVRLEGIENRPDVGPVLIVRGADLMDGTPIYDIKPYIPYADCHPDAAEGFTGQTQFHRLQVQFPPELLAQVPQADRAALTGVLAGDPRPSYQHDPQRVYGMEFGPVEVHFTVDGEVLTVTGIARR
- a CDS encoding MATE family efflux transporter — encoded protein: MAVAAYGVVANFALVATAIFNGVAQGAQPLVSECYGKSDKAGARKLLILGSCTALVLAAVLYGIIFGATDALVGVFNSESSAQMAQFAHMGMRLYFVGYFFAGFNIVAAGYLSATNRPVEASVTSICRGMVAIVACSLVLSRLFGMNGVWAAFPASELLTAVLTLFLLLRGKKQTA